A DNA window from Actinokineospora baliensis contains the following coding sequences:
- a CDS encoding oligosaccharide flippase family protein: MSADEPPPAARAVATELGPAAPPLNSEPAMEEPSVGRKVGRGLVWSLLNTVVLRLGIFMAGIVMARLLTTADYGVFAIAVTALTVLQAFNELGVSLAVVRWERDVREFAPTAMTIAVLNSLLIYGLLVVLAPWYCGLMGNPEAVPVVTVLCLAVVIDGIAIVPATILNREFLQRTRFFCDAASFVVVTTLTITLGASGAGPMSFSIGQVAGALVSMTCYLVLCPVRVRPGWNPVVAKDLIAFGLPLAAASLLTLSVTQVDKLVVGGIMDAAALGLYLMVFNQSSLPLQIFSEAARRVSLAGFSRMADDKKQLEQALARGVGLMMAAAMPVCALLACYAAPMLNVIYGAKWVPGSVALQFLAILGLARILLFIGYDLMVALDGNRVLIGLQGLWLGTVIPALVIGTLVDGIRGAAIAQAAVAVLIVLPAFAMMVARRGIRITPSVLACTRPLIGGVLVVGSAVLVREVFAGSLAQLLIGGLVAAVVYFPVVYPMRNLLPGRSGVAA, encoded by the coding sequence GTGAGCGCAGACGAGCCCCCACCCGCGGCACGGGCGGTGGCCACCGAGTTGGGGCCTGCCGCGCCACCGCTCAACAGCGAACCCGCGATGGAGGAGCCCAGCGTCGGCCGCAAGGTCGGCAGGGGCTTGGTGTGGAGCCTGCTCAACACGGTCGTGCTGCGGCTGGGCATCTTCATGGCGGGCATCGTCATGGCCCGGCTGCTCACCACCGCCGACTACGGCGTGTTCGCCATCGCGGTGACCGCACTGACCGTGCTGCAGGCGTTCAACGAGCTCGGAGTCAGCCTGGCCGTGGTGCGCTGGGAGCGCGACGTGCGCGAGTTCGCGCCGACCGCGATGACCATCGCCGTGCTCAACTCGCTGCTCATCTACGGGCTGCTGGTCGTGCTGGCGCCCTGGTACTGCGGGCTCATGGGCAACCCCGAGGCCGTGCCGGTGGTCACCGTGCTCTGCCTGGCGGTGGTGATCGACGGCATCGCGATCGTGCCCGCGACCATCCTCAACCGCGAGTTCCTGCAGCGCACCCGGTTCTTCTGCGACGCGGCGTCATTCGTCGTGGTCACCACGCTGACCATCACCCTGGGTGCCTCCGGCGCCGGTCCGATGAGCTTCTCGATCGGGCAGGTGGCGGGCGCGCTGGTGTCGATGACCTGCTACCTGGTGCTGTGCCCGGTGCGGGTGCGCCCGGGCTGGAACCCGGTGGTGGCCAAGGACCTCATCGCGTTCGGCCTGCCGCTGGCCGCGGCCAGTCTGCTGACGCTGTCGGTGACCCAGGTCGACAAGCTGGTGGTCGGCGGGATCATGGACGCGGCCGCGCTCGGGCTGTACCTGATGGTGTTCAACCAGTCGAGCCTGCCGCTGCAGATCTTCTCCGAGGCGGCGCGGCGGGTGTCGCTGGCCGGGTTCTCCCGGATGGCCGACGACAAGAAGCAGCTGGAACAGGCGCTGGCGCGCGGGGTCGGGCTGATGATGGCCGCCGCGATGCCGGTGTGCGCGCTGCTGGCCTGCTACGCGGCGCCGATGCTGAACGTGATCTACGGCGCCAAGTGGGTGCCCGGCTCAGTCGCGCTGCAGTTCCTGGCGATCCTCGGCCTGGCGCGGATCCTGCTGTTCATCGGCTACGACCTGATGGTGGCGCTGGACGGCAACCGGGTGCTGATCGGGCTGCAGGGCTTGTGGTTGGGCACGGTCATCCCGGCGTTGGTCATCGGCACCCTGGTCGACGGCATCCGCGGCGCGGCGATCGCCCAAGCGGCGGTGGCGGTGCTGATCGTGCTGCCCGCGTTCGCCATGATGGTGGCACGGCGCGGGATCCGGATCACCCCGTCGGTGCTGGCCTGCACGCGCCCGCTGATCGGCGGGGTGCTGGTGGTCGGCTCCGCGGTGCTGGTGCGGGAAGTCTTCGCCGGTTCCTTGGCCCAGTTGTTGATCGGCGGTCTGGTGGCCGCCGTCGTCTACTTCCCGGTGGTGTACCCGATGCGCAACCTGCTCCCCGGCCGTTCGGGGGTGGCGGCGTGA
- a CDS encoding DUF397 domain-containing protein has protein sequence MHNLIWRKSSASSANGECVEVAHIWRKSSYSGGNGECVEVAHAWRKSSASSANGQCVEVAVAAGRVAVRDSKNPHGPVVLLPVEGLAALVASFS, from the coding sequence ATGCACAACCTCATCTGGCGGAAGTCCTCCGCCAGCAGCGCCAACGGCGAGTGCGTGGAAGTCGCCCACATCTGGCGCAAGAGCTCCTACAGCGGCGGCAACGGCGAGTGTGTCGAGGTGGCCCATGCGTGGCGGAAGTCTTCGGCCAGCAGCGCCAACGGCCAGTGTGTCGAGGTTGCCGTCGCCGCTGGGCGGGTGGCGGTGCGGGATTCCAAGAATCCTCACGGGCCCGTTGTGCTGCTGCCTGTCGAGGGGCTGGCCGCTCTGGTGGCGTCCTTCAGCTGA
- a CDS encoding glycosyltransferase family 2 protein, translated as MTAPLKDRNGVSATVRRALRDTFGLWPMHEAKTKAQLGRRVPALRRFEDENVARLRSVVGSRPETLVATVMPTYKRPKLLPLAVESALAQTVEDQVVIVVDDGAGLPTLPSDPRLVAVSLSRNSAVLGLVRNVGIRLTSSKYLAFLDDDNTWREDHLEKTLAALGRGADLVYSAVERRKADGTVLDVLSEEFNRRTMVDDSPYVDSNSIVLRRADDVLFSRIPRVKATLPKEDWEFVHRMSRTRVVQHVPEPTVRYLVNEDSYYTAWKPETPA; from the coding sequence GTGACCGCCCCCCTCAAGGACCGCAACGGCGTCTCCGCCACGGTCCGCCGCGCCCTGCGGGATACGTTCGGGCTGTGGCCGATGCACGAGGCCAAGACGAAGGCGCAACTGGGGCGGCGGGTGCCCGCGCTGCGCCGGTTCGAGGACGAGAACGTCGCCAGGCTGCGCTCGGTGGTCGGTTCCCGGCCGGAAACCCTGGTGGCGACGGTGATGCCGACCTACAAGCGGCCGAAGCTGTTGCCGCTGGCGGTGGAATCGGCGTTGGCGCAGACGGTCGAGGACCAGGTCGTGATCGTCGTCGACGACGGCGCTGGCCTGCCGACGCTGCCGTCGGACCCCCGGCTGGTCGCGGTGTCGCTGTCGCGCAACTCCGCGGTGCTCGGGCTCGTCCGCAACGTCGGCATCCGGCTGACGTCCTCGAAGTACCTGGCCTTCCTCGACGACGACAACACCTGGCGCGAGGACCACCTGGAGAAGACGCTCGCCGCGCTGGGCCGCGGCGCGGACCTGGTGTACTCGGCGGTGGAGCGCCGCAAGGCCGACGGGACCGTCCTCGACGTGCTGTCCGAGGAGTTCAACCGCCGCACGATGGTCGACGACTCGCCGTACGTGGACTCGAACTCGATCGTGCTGCGCCGCGCGGACGACGTGCTGTTCAGCCGGATCCCGCGGGTGAAGGCCACGCTCCCCAAGGAGGACTGGGAGTTCGTGCACCGGATGTCGCGCACCCGCGTGGTGCAGCACGTGCCGGAGCCGACGGTTCGGTACCTGGTCAACGAGGACAGCTACTACACGGCCTGGAAGCCGGAGACCCCTGCCTAA
- a CDS encoding helix-turn-helix domain-containing protein codes for MAQRKTTPTVRLRRLAAELRRLRGEAGMTREEVSERTGINSVTLYRIESAKARPQGRTLAAMLSLYEVDADLRAQLVALSKDASKQGWHQPFYSELPDEYTAYISFEAEARSTRNYESLFIPGMLQTEDYARGVVRGVLPQHSPEDHETRVRARIARQTRLTGDKPLNFWAIIDEAALHRVVGSPEVMAAQCKHLAEVAVLPHVTLQVLPYSIGAHPGMPGSFVLLDFPDPMDTDLIYIETMGGDLFLESDEDVHRFSYFFDNLRALALGPTDSLALVAELTRRNA; via the coding sequence GTGGCACAGCGCAAGACGACCCCCACGGTCCGACTCCGCCGCCTGGCCGCCGAACTCCGGCGACTGCGCGGCGAAGCCGGGATGACCCGCGAGGAGGTGTCGGAGCGGACCGGGATCAACAGCGTGACCCTGTACCGGATCGAGTCGGCCAAGGCCCGACCGCAGGGACGGACGCTGGCGGCGATGCTGAGCCTGTACGAGGTGGACGCGGACCTGCGGGCACAACTGGTGGCTCTGTCGAAGGACGCCTCCAAGCAGGGCTGGCACCAGCCGTTCTACTCGGAGCTGCCGGACGAGTACACGGCCTACATCAGCTTCGAAGCCGAAGCGCGATCCACGCGCAACTACGAGTCACTGTTCATTCCCGGCATGTTGCAGACCGAGGACTACGCGCGCGGAGTTGTTCGGGGCGTGCTTCCTCAGCACAGCCCGGAGGATCACGAGACCCGTGTCCGAGCGCGGATTGCCCGCCAGACACGGCTCACCGGGGACAAGCCGCTGAACTTCTGGGCGATCATCGATGAAGCGGCTCTCCACCGCGTGGTCGGCAGCCCGGAGGTGATGGCTGCCCAGTGCAAGCACCTTGCGGAGGTGGCCGTCCTGCCACACGTCACCTTGCAGGTGCTCCCCTACTCGATCGGGGCGCACCCAGGCATGCCGGGTTCGTTCGTGCTGCTGGACTTCCCCGATCCGATGGACACAGACCTGATCTACATCGAGACCATGGGTGGCGATCTCTTCCTGGAGAGCGATGAGGATGTCCACCGATTCAGCTACTTCTTCGACAACCTGCGGGCCCTTGCCCTGGGGCCAACCGATTCATTGGCGCTTGTCGCCGAACTGACCAGGAGGAACGCATGA
- a CDS encoding glycosyltransferase family 2 protein, which yields MIPCYKYGKVLPTAVNSVLDQPGVDVRVLVIDDCSGDGSADVARSLSAADSRVTVLEHEQNKGHIATYNEGLMDWASADYCALLSADDALTPGALQRATRLLDAHPEVGFVYGRPLHWDGSTPLPPARTEDQGWTVYNGLSWLRRRFALGEGCITSPEVVVRTSLQRRLGAYNPELRHTGDIEMWMRFALHADVGYLKGVDQAYYRVHGQNMSAAYYASVVNDLRQRLAAYTAITERSDNQLPDRLDMDRQVRRVLARDALRRAGRAFDKGRSEIDPVEELVDFAREAFGEVEGLPEWHTLQLRKRLGARRARALSPLVLTAPARRIRQHARVLKWQREGI from the coding sequence GTGATTCCGTGCTACAAGTACGGGAAGGTCCTGCCGACCGCCGTGAACAGCGTGCTCGACCAGCCGGGCGTCGACGTCCGGGTGCTCGTGATCGACGACTGCTCCGGTGACGGCAGTGCCGATGTGGCCCGCTCGCTGTCCGCCGCGGACAGCCGGGTGACTGTTCTGGAGCACGAGCAGAACAAGGGTCACATCGCCACCTACAACGAGGGCCTGATGGACTGGGCGAGCGCGGACTACTGCGCTCTCCTGTCCGCAGACGATGCCCTGACCCCGGGTGCGCTCCAGCGGGCCACGCGCCTGCTGGACGCGCACCCGGAGGTCGGCTTCGTCTACGGCCGCCCCCTGCACTGGGACGGCAGCACACCGCTGCCGCCCGCCCGCACCGAAGACCAGGGCTGGACCGTCTACAACGGACTCTCCTGGTTGCGCCGCAGGTTCGCCCTCGGCGAGGGGTGCATTACGTCGCCGGAGGTCGTGGTCAGGACCTCGTTGCAGCGCCGCCTGGGCGCGTACAACCCGGAACTGCGCCACACCGGCGACATCGAGATGTGGATGCGCTTCGCCCTGCACGCCGATGTGGGGTACCTGAAGGGCGTGGACCAGGCGTACTACCGGGTCCACGGCCAGAACATGTCAGCCGCGTACTACGCCTCGGTCGTCAACGACCTACGCCAGCGGCTGGCCGCGTACACGGCGATCACCGAACGCTCGGACAACCAACTCCCGGACCGCCTGGACATGGACCGCCAGGTCCGCCGGGTCCTGGCCCGAGATGCCCTCCGCCGGGCAGGGCGGGCCTTCGACAAGGGCCGCAGCGAGATCGACCCGGTCGAGGAGCTCGTCGACTTCGCCCGCGAGGCGTTTGGGGAGGTTGAGGGGTTGCCCGAGTGGCACACCCTGCAGCTGCGCAAGCGCCTAGGAGCCCGCCGGGCCCGCGCCCTGTCGCCGTTGGTGCTGACCGCCCCGGCGCGTCGGATCCGCCAGCACGCCCGAGTGCTGAAGTGGCAGCGCGAGGGCATTTAG
- a CDS encoding effector-associated constant component EACC1 — MDVIEFRFEAGEGGSQDLRTLALHLTGDLQLRAHARVLVQSEPARPGEMGAAEVVLAAVSAGVGLSQLAVAVRAWRDDLNRSTTVTLVVPEEHRERAKAVTDALRGSAKEQVDKPNGRISAANSACVLIGVDSYLDGELPSLRAVYNNIEQLHEVLTDDDVWGIEPGRIRKVHNPRSAAELIRPIREMSELATDTLIVYYAGHGLKDLEENELYLALPGSVPGQPETSVRYKALKQAIAQSRHAQRVVVVLDCCYSGVAMDGAMAQAVEDIRADAGVDDVRGSYLMCSAAPNRKALAPSPDKCTVFTGELVDVLREGIPDTPDPVLSLGVVFREVRSRLRRDRRPEPQEQDQNQVGDLPFVRNVAKKPKPVEVAAPAVPRRKGRRALAVTAVALVAFGAGYAVQPTIDWVRAQNPVPPGGPCSPNATLLSYSDQLNGTDVSGEPVTGLSALAMTGDTKGLALADNTGRVFPLTLDNPTQLNVSADVGDTLTDQADDPIPGLDGEGLVIEPNGRTMLVSTERPTAIRRFDIASGREIKPELPIPKTLQDPTAGDAQHGRTIEALAATPGGEYLYAGWEAPLGADGDVQGRNRVRIQRYSGSPYTPDHQYAYETDSGLYLVELVVVGVDRLLALERQYVDGLGNTVRVYDVQLGGAPNVSDKPTLADLPADTFVRRTLLFDLGNCPAGSPGQVAAKQRQPNPLLENVEGMAVLPEGPDGRLLYLVSDNNTREKQTTRVYALRITLPA; from the coding sequence TTGGACGTCATCGAGTTCAGGTTCGAAGCGGGCGAAGGCGGTTCCCAGGACCTGCGGACACTGGCCCTGCACCTGACCGGGGACCTTCAGCTCCGCGCGCACGCCAGGGTGCTCGTCCAGAGCGAACCGGCGCGGCCGGGCGAGATGGGTGCGGCGGAGGTCGTGCTCGCCGCGGTGTCCGCCGGGGTCGGGCTGAGCCAACTGGCCGTCGCCGTCCGCGCGTGGCGGGACGACCTGAACCGGTCGACCACCGTCACACTCGTTGTGCCGGAAGAACACCGCGAGCGGGCCAAGGCGGTGACCGACGCGTTGCGCGGCTCGGCCAAGGAACAGGTCGACAAGCCGAACGGCCGGATCTCGGCGGCGAACTCCGCCTGCGTGCTGATCGGCGTGGACAGCTACCTCGACGGCGAGCTGCCGTCGCTGCGCGCGGTGTACAACAACATCGAGCAGCTGCACGAAGTCCTGACCGACGACGACGTCTGGGGCATCGAACCCGGCCGCATCCGCAAGGTGCACAACCCGCGTTCGGCCGCGGAACTCATCCGCCCGATCCGGGAGATGTCGGAGCTGGCCACCGACACGCTGATCGTCTACTACGCCGGTCACGGCCTCAAAGACCTCGAGGAGAACGAGCTCTACCTGGCGTTACCGGGTTCGGTGCCCGGTCAGCCGGAGACCTCGGTGCGCTACAAGGCGCTCAAGCAAGCGATTGCGCAGAGCCGCCACGCGCAGCGCGTGGTCGTCGTCCTCGACTGCTGCTACAGCGGTGTCGCGATGGACGGTGCGATGGCCCAGGCGGTCGAGGACATCCGGGCCGACGCGGGTGTCGACGACGTCCGCGGTTCGTACCTGATGTGCTCCGCGGCGCCCAACCGCAAGGCGCTCGCGCCGAGTCCCGACAAGTGCACGGTCTTCACCGGCGAATTGGTGGACGTCCTGCGCGAGGGCATCCCCGACACACCGGACCCGGTGCTCAGCCTCGGCGTCGTCTTCCGGGAGGTCCGGTCCAGGCTGCGCCGCGACCGGCGGCCGGAACCGCAGGAACAGGACCAGAACCAGGTCGGTGACCTGCCGTTCGTGCGCAACGTGGCCAAGAAGCCGAAGCCCGTCGAGGTCGCGGCACCCGCTGTCCCCAGGCGGAAGGGAAGGCGCGCGCTGGCGGTCACCGCAGTGGCCCTGGTGGCGTTCGGCGCCGGGTACGCCGTCCAGCCCACCATCGACTGGGTCCGCGCGCAGAACCCGGTACCCCCGGGCGGCCCGTGCTCGCCCAACGCCACCCTGCTCAGCTACTCGGACCAGCTCAACGGGACCGATGTCAGCGGCGAGCCGGTGACCGGGCTGTCGGCCTTGGCGATGACTGGGGACACCAAGGGGCTCGCGCTCGCGGACAACACGGGGCGGGTCTTCCCGCTGACCCTGGACAATCCCACGCAGCTCAACGTCTCCGCCGACGTCGGCGACACCCTGACCGACCAAGCGGACGACCCGATCCCCGGGCTCGACGGCGAAGGCCTGGTGATCGAGCCCAACGGTCGGACGATGCTGGTGAGCACGGAGCGGCCCACCGCGATCCGCCGCTTCGACATCGCCTCCGGCCGCGAGATCAAACCGGAGCTGCCCATACCCAAGACGCTGCAGGACCCGACCGCGGGTGACGCGCAGCACGGTCGCACCATCGAGGCCCTCGCTGCGACACCCGGGGGCGAGTACCTCTACGCGGGGTGGGAAGCGCCGCTCGGGGCCGACGGGGATGTCCAGGGGCGCAACCGGGTCCGCATCCAGCGCTACTCGGGTAGTCCGTACACGCCGGACCACCAGTACGCCTACGAGACCGACTCGGGCCTGTACCTGGTGGAACTCGTGGTCGTCGGCGTGGACCGGCTGCTCGCCCTCGAACGCCAGTACGTGGACGGCCTCGGCAACACCGTCCGCGTTTACGACGTCCAGCTCGGGGGTGCGCCGAACGTCTCCGACAAGCCCACGTTGGCCGATCTGCCCGCCGACACCTTCGTCCGCCGCACGCTGCTGTTCGACCTCGGCAACTGCCCGGCGGGCAGCCCCGGTCAGGTCGCCGCCAAACAGCGGCAACCCAACCCGTTGCTGGAGAACGTCGAAGGCATGGCGGTGCTGCCAGAGGGACCGGATGGCCGCCTGCTGTACCTGGTCTCCGACAACAACACCAGGGAGAAGCAGACCACCAGGGTGTACGCGTTGCGGATCACGCTCCCCGCTTAG
- a CDS encoding SigE family RNA polymerase sigma factor, translating to MSDRDRDFADYFAARSTSMRGTAYLLCGDWHRAEDLVQTAFVKLYRVWDRVAERGKLDGYTRQILVRTFLDETRRGFFKRETVTEDPGDHASPHHGSVEDRMVLLRALARVPARQRAALVLRYWEDLSLEETARVMGCSEGTVKSQAARGLDNLRGLVPTLTR from the coding sequence ATGAGCGATCGAGATCGCGACTTCGCCGACTACTTCGCGGCGCGGTCGACGAGCATGCGCGGCACGGCGTACCTGTTGTGCGGCGACTGGCACCGGGCGGAGGACCTGGTGCAGACGGCGTTCGTCAAGCTCTACCGGGTCTGGGACAGGGTCGCCGAGCGGGGCAAGCTCGACGGCTACACCAGGCAGATCCTGGTCAGGACGTTTCTCGACGAGACCCGCCGCGGGTTCTTCAAACGGGAAACGGTGACGGAGGACCCGGGCGACCACGCCTCCCCGCACCACGGGAGCGTGGAAGACCGGATGGTCCTGTTGCGGGCACTGGCCAGAGTGCCCGCCCGGCAACGTGCCGCACTGGTCCTGCGGTACTGGGAAGACCTCTCGCTGGAGGAGACCGCGCGGGTCATGGGCTGCTCGGAGGGCACGGTCAAGAGCCAAGCCGCCCGGGGCCTGGACAACCTGCGCGGCCTCGTCCCCACCCTGACCCGCTGA
- a CDS encoding DUF397 domain-containing protein produces MNDHGFSAAEWRKSSASGGNGQCVEVAFGGDLAALRDSKNSTGPAVVVPAHSLAALVASLSD; encoded by the coding sequence ATGAACGACCACGGCTTCTCGGCAGCTGAATGGCGGAAGAGCTCCGCCAGCGGCGGCAACGGCCAGTGTGTTGAAGTTGCCTTCGGGGGCGACTTGGCTGCCCTGCGCGACTCCAAGAACTCCACCGGTCCGGCGGTCGTCGTGCCCGCCCACAGCCTGGCAGCGTTGGTGGCCTCCCTCTCCGACTAG